One genomic segment of Myripristis murdjan chromosome 20, fMyrMur1.1, whole genome shotgun sequence includes these proteins:
- the LOC115379155 gene encoding protein rapunzel-like: MTSPLEAVAQKKPSIEAVMDMLEKGPEVLASAVGELLPLFEAVVPVLRLALENIQSKEVSYIKEQFLTLRNKLDVLSTQLEDLYREMEKSRQDLQYSVVEDDIRYQYKMFTDILRVKQELKGEKKNFFLDQFVKAGGEKNLFVLYDALMGNSSFGESVLDVVERYAAGNRRLLEDFCVGMKKLLLMGLIALLGHCALNQGPDGEEEKKRDWSIKMKEVEFKMKSTIESCVGSFPEHARSDAQRLFREKGEGNPADTAQELKEFLKTKYDWVSWSVRLISDSGKFFGNQRAGKDFHHVCGQNCFEFPPLSNMNLVVSYSTKPQPVPRGRIQRVMEDKAKKGNAKAVADVLKEQLHGFVVHAISRHKTSTAACSFPEDCHYWERHKNMAVCVHSE; this comes from the exons ATGACCAGTCCACTGGAGGCGGTGGCCCAGAAAAAGCCGAGCATTGAGGCAGTGATGGACATGCTTGAGAAGGGGCCTGAGGTGCTGGCCAGCGCCGTGGGGGAGCTCCTGCCCCTCTTTGAGGCCGTCGTCCCTGTTCTACGACTGGCCTTGGAAAACATTCAGAGCAAAGAGGTCTCCTACATCAAGGAGCAGTTCCTGACTTTGAGGAACAAACTTGATGTCCTCTCTACCCAACTGGAGGACCTCTACAGGGAGATGGAAAAGAGCAGACAGGATTTACAGTACTCAGTTGTGGAGGACGACATACGGTACCAGTACAAGATGTTCACCGACATCCTGAGAGTGAAACAGGAGCTAAAGGGGGAAAAGAAGAATTTTTTTCTGGATCAGTTTGTCAaagctggaggagagaagaatCTGTTCGTGCTGTATGATGCTCTGATGGGGAACAGCAGCTTTGGAGAGTCTGTGTTAGATGTGGTGGAAAG ATATGCAGCAGGGAACCGACGCCTTCTAGAGGACTTCTGTGTTGGGATGAAGAAGCTCCTCCTGATGGGCTTGATTGCTCTGCTGGGCCACTGTGCCCTAAACCAGGGGCCAGacggagaagaggagaaaaaacgAGACTGGAGCATCAAAATGAAAGAAGTAGAGTTCAAGATGAAGTCAACCATAGAGTCGTGTGTGGGATCCTTCCCAGAGCATGCAAGATCGGATGCTCAGCGCCTCTTcagagagaagggagaagggAATCCTGCAGATACCGCCCAGGAACTTAAAGAGTTCTTGAAAACCAAGTATGATTGGGTCAGCTGGTCAGTGCGACTGATTAGTGATTCAGGGAAATTCTTTGGGAACCAGCGGGCTGGAAAAGACTTCCACCATGTGTGCGGGCAGAACTGCTTTGAGTTTCCCCCGCTGAGCAACATGAACCTGGTGGTGTCATACAGCACCAAACCCCAGCCGGTGCCCCGCGGCCGCATTCAGCGGGTGATGGAGGACAAGGCGAAGAAGGGAAATGCCAAGGCAGTGGCTGATGTGTTGAAGGAGCAGCTCCACGGGTTTGTGGTCCACGCCATCAGTCGGCACAAGACCAGCACGGCGGCATGCAGCTTTCCAGAGGACTGCCACTACTGGGAGAGACACAAGaacatggcagtgtgtgtgcactcagaGTGA
- the LOC115379197 gene encoding protein rapunzel-like has product MSEKTPEDKSNRQLIGKILGSGVSALSALSVIHPCFGVAGTAIRFIQQGLDDENIRTLQREFSSVNETLDQLSQQHHKTLLRIKKGTLDGQYATAEQNLRHHFRMYLDMMQGDPDLHEQKRNAFKERYSIDQGPKHLERLYEGVTGKSKVFSKPILGFYLEYSKGTDCARCTMEELCKRLNYLFTIGLIALMGYAAINGYDEEDLREEWAEKMREVQEKMQEALKMCK; this is encoded by the coding sequence ATGTCAGAGAAGACACCTGAGGACAAAAGCAATCGGCAGCTGATTGGGAAAATCCTCGGATCGGGAGTGTCAGCGCTCTCGGCGTTATCCGTGATCCACCCTTGCTTTGGTGTGGCCGGCACCGCGATCCGCTTCATACAGCAAGGCCTGGACGACGAGAACATCCGCACCCTGCAGCGTGAGTTCAGCTCGGTCAACGAGACCCTGGACCAGCTTTCCCAGCAGCATCACAAAACGCTACTGCGCATCAAGAAAGGCACACTGGACGGCCAGTACGCCACCGCCGAGCAGAACCTGCGCCACCACTTCCGAATGTACTTGGACATGATGCAGGGAGACCCGGACCTCCACGAGCAGAAGAGGAACGCCTTTAAGGAGAGATATTCCATCGACCAGGGCCCCAAGCATCTGGAAAGGCTCTATGAGGGCGTGACTGGGAAAAGTAAGGTCTTCAGCAAGCCCATCCTCGGGTTTTATCTGGAGTACTCGAAAGGAACCGACTGCGCTCGCTGCACCATGGAGGAACTCTGCAAACGCCTCAACTACCTGTTCACCATCGGCCTCATCGCACTCATGGGCTACGCCGCCATCAACGGATACGATGAGGAGGATCTGAGAGAGGAGTGGGCCGAGAAGATGAGGGAGGTGCAAGAGAAGATGCAGGAGGCGCTTAAAATGTGCAAGTGA
- the LOC115378519 gene encoding uncharacterized protein LOC115378519: MKRSKYSPPDPIKAAVLLFYTPPVDPDPTSFLHVLLQPGNVVISDVQNKRRKRKADEMYIETPIHCKLQPNQEYTLSTFPEDESVLIQPKKAEFYNEIFDNYFATFEVTLEQIRRNIHLSLTDSNSSLCVWEGQIDLPSAAIRKPQGQSAVGLRPDMSLLSIRSSFISGVSGPVLQSLLDGLLEKWVINDSEREAAHGMQNRADKACFVIDMVWRKGEAARSEMIALLCDIDPFFCRHLGMRSDKDEMMIEKVTASPPSATDTMPASFLPPSQGSGESSALSPSRSMPSLSETPSTRNRKRTQQKRSQSLPDVTSQDSFERFTPEISDDGNSEIYRFLCTSPGLYQCSVTGLVFNMKGEGDVTYRIVHWDWRLLAQRHKKPAGPLFDITCQQQSVCQLHLPHCEIRSTGARQFLSVAHVTDEGTEFIPPHEITETHVVINITGFSKYGNVKEEDSPPDPIEAAVLLFYIPPVDPSPISLVNVLLLPGNVVLRNVQNQREKRNARERYIDVPSECQLYPKQKYVLSASRKDTSIRIQPKKAKFKIENYHNFSTTFQVILKDKMESIKLLLRNRDSSHCVWRKRVYPSLAAVRRPQVQGGQDLTSVEILRSVWEPFINRVSGPMLKSLLDRLHHNGAISKSEREAADVKQNKTEMARYCINTVMSKGERASSEIITFLCEEDKYLSETLGLM; encoded by the coding sequence ATGAAGCGTTCAAAGTACTCACCGCCTGACCCGATCAAGGCAGCGGTGCTGCTGTTCTACACTCCTCCAGTTGATCCTGATCCTACATCCTTCCTCCATGTGTTGTTGCAGCCTGGAAACGTTGTGATCAGTGACGTGCagaacaaaaggagaaaaagaaaggcagatGAGATGTACATAGAGACACCAATACACTGTAAACTCCAGCCAAATCAGGAGTACACACTGTCCACGTTTCCTGAGGATGAATCAGTTCTAATACAACCAAAGAAGGCAGAATTTTACAATGAAATCTTTGATAACTACTTCGCTACTTTTGAAGTGACTTTAGAACAAATCAGGAGAAATATTCATCTGTCTCTCACAGACAGTAACAGCTCCCTGTGTGTATGGGAAGGGCAAATTGATCTTCCATCAGCTGCCATAAGGAAGCCCCAGGGTCAGAGTGCTGTGGGTCTCCGTCCCGACATGAGTTTGCTCTCTATACGGAGCAGCTTCATCAGTGGGGTCTCAGGACCTGTGCTCCAAAGTCTGCTGGACGGGCTTTTAGAGAAATGGGTGATAAATGACTCTGAGCGGGAGGCAGCACATGGgatgcagaacagagcagacaaGGCTTGTTTTGTCATTGACATGGTGTGGAGGAAAGGGGAAGCTGCTCGTTCAGAGATGATAGCGCTCCTCTGTGACATCGACCCTTTTTTCTGTCGACATCTTGGAATGAGGAGCGATAAAGATGAAATGATGATTGAGAAGGTCACAGCTAGCCCCCCCTCAGCCACAGACACTATGCCAGCTTcttttctccccccctcccaGGGAAGTGGAGAATCCAGCGCCTTGTCTCCTTCTCGCAGCATGCCCTCACTGAGTGAAACTCCCTCCACAAGGAACAGGAAACGTACACAACAGAAGCGATCTCAGAGTTTACCTGATGTCACATCACAGGACAGCTTTGAGAGGTTCACGCCTGAGATCTCTGATGATGGAAACAGTGAAATCTACAGGTTCCTGTGCACCAGTCCAGGCCTGTACCAGTGCAGTGTGACAGGCCTGGTGTTTAACATGAAGGGAGAAGGGGATGTGACTTACAGGATCGTCCACTGGGACTGGAGGCTGCTCGCCCAGCGTCACAAGAAGCCTGCAGGACCGCTGTTTGACATCACATGCCAGCAGCAGTCTGTCTGCCAGCTTCATCTCCCACATTGTGAGATCAGATCTACAGGTGCACGTCAGTTCTTGTCAGTGGCTCATGTGACCGACGAGGGCACCGAGTTCATTCCTCCACATGAGATAACAGAAACTCATGTTGTTATCAACATCACTGGATTTTCTAAGTATGGTAATGTCAAGGAAGAAGACTCACCGCCCGATCCGATTGAGGCGGCGGTGCTGCTGTTCTACATTCCTCCAGTTGATCCTAGTCCCATATCCCTCGTTAATGTGTTGTTGCTGCCAGGAAACGTTGTGCTTAGGAACGTGCAGAACCAACGGGAGAAAAGAAATGCACGTGAGAGATACATAGATGTGCCCTCAGAGTGTCAGCTCTACCCAAAGCAGAAGTACGTGCTGTCAGCCTCTCGCAAAGATACATCAATTCGAATACAACCAAAGAAGgcaaaatttaaaattgaaaaCTACCATAATTTCTCGACCACATTCCAAGTCATTCTGAAAGACAAGATGGAAAGTATTAAACTGCTTCTGAGAAATCGTGACAGTTCCCACTGTGTATGGAGAAAGCGGGTTTATCCTTCATTAGCTGCTGTCAGAAGACCCCAGGTTCAGGGAGGTCAGGATCTCACCTCTGTTGAGATTTTGCGCTCTGTATGGGAGCCCTTCATCAACAGGGTATCAGGACCTATGCTCAAAAGTCTGTTGGACAGGCTTCATCACAACGGGGCGATCAGTAAGTCCGAGAGGGAGGCAGCAGatgtgaagcaaaacaaaacagaaatggcCAGATATTGTATCAACACAGTGATGAGCAAAGGGGAGCGTGCTAGTTCAGAGATTATCACATTTCTCTGTGAGGAAGACAAGTACCTCTCTGAAACCCTTGGGttgatgtga